In Zingiber officinale cultivar Zhangliang chromosome 8B, Zo_v1.1, whole genome shotgun sequence, a single genomic region encodes these proteins:
- the LOC122016689 gene encoding probable cellulose synthase A catalytic subunit 1 [UDP-forming], with protein sequence MEANAGMVAGSHKRNEFVMIRHEGDSGPKMVKNFNGQECQICGDTVGLSATGDLFVACNECAFPVCRACYEYERKEGNKSCPQCKTRYKRHKGSPRVEGDEEEEGVDDLDNEFNYRHGNVKLGSKWQGEDVDLSSSSRHEPQHRIPRLTSGPQISGELPDATPDRHSIRSPSSGYVDPSMPVPVRIVDPSKDLNSYGLGSIDWKERVEGWKLKQDKNMVQMTNKYNEGKGDMEGTGSNGEDLQMADDARLPLSRIVPIPSNQLNLYRVVIILRLIILCFFFQYRVTHPVHDAYPLWLTSVICEIWFALSWLLDQFPKWYPINRETYLERLALRYDREGEPSQLAPIDVFVSTVDPLKEPPLVTANTVLSILAVDYPVDKVSCYVSDDGSAMLTFEALSETAEFARKWVPFCKKHNIEPRAPEFYFAQKIDYLKDKIQPSFVKERRAMKREYEEYKVRINALVAKAQKTPEEGWTMQDGTQWPGNNPRDHPGMIQVFLGHSGGLDTDGNELPRLVYVSREKRPGFQHHKKAGAMNALIRVSAVLTNGAYLLNVDCDHYFNNSKALREAMCFMMDPAFGRKTCYVQFPQRFDGIDLHDRYANRNIVFFDINLKGLDGIQGPVYVGTGCCFNRQALYGYDPVLTEADLEPNIVFKSCCGSRKKRKGGDKSYIDSKKRAMKRTESSVPIFNMEDVEEGIEGYEDERSLLMSQRSLEKRFGQSPIFIASTSMEQGGLPPSTDPASLLKEAIHVISCGFEDKTEWGKEIGWIYGSVTEDILTGFKMHARGWISIYCMPPRPAFKGSAPINLSDRLNQVLRWALGSVEILLSRHCPIWYGYSGRLKLLERLAYINTIVYPITSIPLIAYCVLPAICLLTGKFIIPEISNYAGMWFILLFISIFATGILELRWSGVGIEDWWRNEQFWVIGGTSAHLFAVFQGLLKVLAGIDTSFTVTSKASDDDGDFAELYVFKWTSLLVPPTTVLVINMVGIVAGVSYAVNSGYQSWGPLFGRLFFAFWVIAHLYPFLKGLMGRQNRTPTIVIVWSILLASIFSLLWVHIDPFTSPTQKAVQMGQCGVNC encoded by the exons CCAAAGATGGTGAAGAACTTCAATGGTCAAGAATGTCAGATTTGTGGTGATACAGTTGGGCTCTCAGCCACAGGGGATCTATTTGTTGCCTGTAATGAGTGTGCCTTCCCAGTTTGCCGAGCTTGTTATGAATATGAAAGGAAAGAAGGAAATAAGTCGTGCCCCCAATGCAAGACTCGGTACAAGAGACACAAAG GTAGTCCTCGGGTTGAGGGAGATGAGGAAGAGGAAGGTGTTGATGATCTGGACAACGAGTTCAATTACAGGCATGGCAATGTCAAGTTGGGAAGCAAATGGCAGGGAGAAGATGTTGATTTATCTTCATCTTCTAGACACGAACCTCAACACCGTATTCCGCGTTTGACTAGTGGGCCACAG ATTTCTGGTGAACTACCTGATGCAACACCTGATCGTCATTCTATTCGAAGTCCATCGTCAGGATATGTGGATCCCAGCATGCCAG TTCCTGTAAGGATTGTGGATCCTTCGAAAGACTTGAATTCTTATGGACTTGGAAGTATTGATTGGAAAGAAAGAGTTGAAGGTTGGAAGCTTAAGCAGGACAAAAACATGGTGCAAATGACTAACAAATACAATGAAGGAAAAGGAGATATGGAAGGAACCGGTTCAAATGGTGAAGATCTACAAAT GGCTGATGATGCTCGTCTACCTCTGAGCCGCATAGTCCCAATTCCTTCTAACCAACTAAACCTCTATCGCGTGGTTATCATACTTCGGCTTATCATTTTATGTTTCTTCTTCCAATATCGTGTAACTCATCCAGTACATGATGCTTATCCTCTGTGGCTAACCTCGGTTATTTGTGAGATTTGGTTTGCTTTGTCATGGCTTCTTGATCAATTTCCGAAATGGTATCCAATCAACCGTGAGACTTATCTTGAGAGGCTTGCATTGAG ATATGATAGAGAAGGTGAACCGTCACAGTTAGCCCCTATTGATGTGTTTGTCAGTACAGTCGATCCTCTGAAAGAACCTCCTTTAGTTACTGCCAACACAGTTTTGTCTATTCTCGCTGTGGATTACCCTGTTGACAAAGTTTCGTGCTATGTTTCTGATGATGGTTCAGCAATGCTTACTTTTGAAGCCCTATCGGAGACAGCTGAATTTGCAAGGAAGTGGGTACCTTTTTGCAAGAAGCATAATATTGAACCTAGGGCCCCAGAGTTTTATTTTGCCCAAAAGATAGATTATCTGAAAGACAAAATCCAACCTTCTTTTGTGAAAGAACGGAGAGCAATGAAG AGAGAATATGAGGAATATAAGGTTCGCATAAATGCTCTTGTTGCAAAAGCACAGAAAACTCCAGAGGAAGGTTGGACAATGCAAGATGGAACTCAGTGGCCTGGAAATAATCCAAGAGATCATCCTGGCATGATACAG GTCTTTCTAGGACATAGTGGAGGGCTTGATACTGATGGCAATGAGTTACCTCGGCTTGTATATGTTTCCCGTGAGAAGAGACCAGGTTTCCAGCATCATAAAAAGGCCGGTGCAATGAATGCCTTG ATTCGGGTATCTGCTGTCTTAACCAATGGTGCCTACCTTCTGAATGTGGATTGTGATCACTACTTCAACAATAGCAAAGCTCTTCGGGAAGCAATGTGCTTTATGATGGATCCTGCATTTGGAAGGAAGACATGCTACGTGCAGTTCCCTCAGCGGTTCGATGGCATTGATTTGCACGATCGATATGCCAATCGCAATATTGTGTTTTTTGAT ATCAACTTGAAAGGTTTGGATGGCATCCAAGGTCCTGTCTATGTGGGGACAGGGTGTTGTTTCAACAGGCAGGCTTTGTATGGCTATGATCCTGTATTGACCGAGGCTGATCTCGAGCCGAATATTGTGTTCAAGAGTTGTTGTGGTTCAAGAAAGAAACGAAAGGGTGGGGATAAGAGCTATATTGATAGCAAGAAAAGAGCTATGAAGAGAACTGAATCTTCAGTTCCCATCTTCAATATGGAAGATGTGGAAGAAGGcatagaag GATATGAGGATGAGAGGTCACTGCTTATGTCCCAGAGGAGTTTGGAAAAGCGATTTGGTCAGTCACCAATTTTCATTGCCTCAACTTCCATGGAGCAGGGAGGCCTACCACCATCCACAGATCCGGCGTCTCTTCTGAAGGAAGCCATACATGTTATTAGCTGTGGTTTTGAAGACAAAACTGAATGGGGAAAAGAG ATTGGCTGGATATATGGCTCAGTTACTGAGGATATTCTTACTGGGTTTAAGATGCATGCTCGTGGATGGATTTCCATATATTGCATGCCGCCTCGTCCTGCATTTAAGGGTTCTGCTCCAATCAATCTTTCTGATCGTCTTAATCAAGTGCTTCGGTGGGCCTTGGGATCTGTGGAAATTCTGCTCAGTAGGCATTGTCCTATATGGTATGGTTACAGTGGAAGATTGAAGCTTTTGGAAAGGCTGGCATACATCAATACCATAGTTTATCCAATCACTTCTATCCCACTGATTGCCTACTGTGTTCTTCCTGCCATTTGCCTTCTAACAGGAAAATTCATTATTCCAGAG ATAAGCAATTATGCAGGAATGTGGTTCATTCTGCTCTTCATATCTATTTTTGCCACTGGTATTCTTGAGCTCAGGTGGAGTGGTGTTGGGATCGAGGACTGGTGGAGAAATGAGCAGTTCTGGGTTATCGGTGGCACATCCGCCCATCTTTTTGCCGTCTTCCAGGGTTTACTCAAGGTGTTGGCGGGGATAGACACAAGTTTTACTGTCACATCAAAGGCCTCTGATGATGATGGAGATTTTGCGGAGCTCTACGTCTTCAAGTGGACAAGTCTCCTCGTCCCTCCAACCACTGTCTTGGTCATCAACATGGTAGGGATTGTCGCCGGCGTATCCTATGCAGTCAACAGCGGGTACCAGTCATGGGGCCCTTTGTTTGGAAGGCTTTTCTTTGCATTCTGGGTGATTGCACATCTGTATCCTTTCCTCAAGGGTCTCATGGGGCGGCAAAACAGAACCCCTACCATTGTTATTGTCTGGTCCATTCTGCTTGCTTCCATCTTCTCATTGCTATGGGTTCATATTGATCCGTTCACTTCTCCCACCCAAAAGGCTGTTCAAATGGGACAGTGTGGTGTTAATTGCTGA
- the LOC122013516 gene encoding DEAD-box ATP-dependent RNA helicase 52B-like, whose translation MSGPRPTRSTYRPLHLRNHDDRPSGPTTFPSEYNATRRGSFNSEPGGRTYRRGFGRREEPIPFDIADASADSGGINFDAYDNVPVEASGVDVPPSAASFAEIHLGGVLQRNIERCRYTKPTPVQRHAMPILIAGRDLMACAQTGSGKTAAFCFPIICGIMKQPPLPPTDPPYCSSAFPYALLLSPTRELANQIYEEAKKFAYQTGVRVVVAYGGAPISQQLRSLERGVEILVATPGRLMDLLERARISLRGIRYLALDEADRMLDMGFEPQIRRIVEQMGMPTPGKRQTMLFSATFPQEIQRLASDFLSNYIFLSVGKVGSSTGLISQRVEYVPDMEKRNYLMNLLRAQRNCGSYEKHGLTLVFVETKRGADNLESWLSRNGFHATSIHGDKTQLFVAYAA comes from the exons ATGTCTGGGCCTCGACCGACCCGCTCGACCTACCGCCCTCTTCATCTCCGCAACCATGACGATCGCCCTAGTGGTCCGACCACCTTTCCATCCGAATACAACGCAACGCGCCGCGGCTCCTTCAATTCTGAACCTGGTGGACGAACCTACCGCCGTGGTTTCGGACGCCGCGAGGAGCCCATCCCCTTTGATATCGCCGACGCTTCAGCTGACAGCGGCGGGATTAACTTTGACGCCTACGATAACGTTCCTGTGGAGGCCAGTGGGGTCGATGTGCCGCCTTCTGCTGCAAGCTTCGCGGAGATCCATTTGGGTGGTGTCTTGCAGAGAAACATCGAGCGGTGTAGGTACACGAAGCCTACTCCGGTGCAGCGACACGCCATGCCCATCTTGATCGCAGGGAGGGACCTGATGGCCTGTGCGCAGACGGGGTCGGGGAAGACAGCTGCATTTTGCTTCCCGATCATCTGTGGCATAATGAAGCAACCACCGCTGCCGCCTACTGATCCACCCTACTGTAGCAGTGCTTTTCCTTATGCACTTCTTCTTTCCCCAACCAGGGAGTTAGCAAATCAG ATTTATGAAGAAGCCAAGAAGTTTGCATATCAAACAGGTGTCAGAGTAGTCGTTGCCTATGGTGGAGCTCCAATTTCGCAACAG CTGCGTTCTTTAGAGCGAGGTGTTGAAATTTTAGTCGCAACACCTGGTCGTTTGATGGATCTATTAGAGAGAGCAAGAATTTCTCTTCGAGGCATCAGATATTTAGCACTTGATGAAGCAGATAGAATGCTGGATATGGGTTTTGAGCCACAGATTAGGAGAATAGTGGAGCAGATGGGCATGCCCACTCCAGGTAAAAGACAAACAATGCTCTTTAGCGCGACCTTCCCCCAGGAGATTCAG CGATTGGCTTCAGACTTCCTGTCCAACTACATTTTTTTGTCTGTGGGAAAGGTTGGATCTAGCACAGGTTTAATCTCTCAAAGAGTTGAATATGTACCTGATATGGAGAAAAGAAATTACTTAATGAATCTTCTCCGTGCACAAAGAAATTGTGGAAGTTATGAAAAG CATGGTTTGACCTTAGTATTTGTGGAAACTAAAAGAGGAGCTGATAACTTGGAGAGCTGGCTTTCTAGAAATGGTTTTCATGCAACATCTATTCATGGTGATAAAACTCAACTA TTTGTTGCATACGCTGCTTGA
- the LOC122015223 gene encoding pentatricopeptide repeat-containing protein At4g32430, mitochondrial-like has product MRRFSFSPKLGAPPLLPSSLSHRRHLLDEISNLNSAPTCPDKVAAALFNPIQAIRDRLRSEASLDPGAVAASLKHCRGREGLQLHGLVLSSGLDAYTIVSNSIMNLYSKSGAPDLALKVFDGMPRPDVVSWNTCLSGIASSTEALDFFALMRRTGVHPDGVTFTVALAASANLLDPEPARKLHSLVLKSGFGSDIILTNAVITSYARAGQSVEAHMVFNETPFRDSVTWNSLLCGLTQDSRGGAEAIELFLEMVRDEGVRPDRISVATVISACGQEGQIGFGCQVHVFATKVGVEAHVSVSNLLMSMYYKHRDVSSAKKVFDNMMQRDAISWTTMISIEPDNAIHLFNVMRLQDVQPNDVTFVALIFAVNDQLLREGQMVHGVGFKLGIAEELNVSISLITMYAKLKLMVDARKVFDAIHCKEIVSWNALVSGYAQNGQLEDALAVFSSLILHCMPNQYTFGSILSAITTTDIVSLAYGQSFHAHILKLGLNANAYVSVALIDLYAKRGSIDESRRAFEEAPLKSLITWTSIISAHSKHGNYEEVMSLFESLKRTGIHPDHITFLAVLVACCCKGKVDMGRKVFESMVDEFEIEPWQEHYACMVDMLGKAGRLEEAEEFLQLAPMPLGISALQSLLGACRVHRNAEMGSRMAEALMKVEPTESGAYVLMSNIYAEKGEWDNVAKLRRGMRQRGVRKEIGFSWVDVGSGESLHMHRFSSGDNTHPLAEEIHSMAESLGMEISYKKEDSDMGFYLAATN; this is encoded by the coding sequence ATGCGACGCTTTTCTTTTTCTCCAAAACTTGGTGCTCCACCTCTTCTTCCGTCGTCTCTCTCTCATCGACGCCACCTGCTCGACGAAATCTCAAACCTAAATTCCGCTCCGACATGCCCAGACAAAGTCGCCGCCGCACTATTCAACCCCATCCAAGCCATCAGGGACCGACTCCGGTCGGAGGCCTCCCTCGACCCCGGCGCCGTCGCCGCCTCACTCAAGCACTGCCGAGGCCGGGAGGGCCTCCAGCTTCACGGCCTCGTTCTTTCCTCTGGCCTCGACGCCTACACCATCGTCTCCAACTCTATCATGAACTTGTACTCTAAGTCCGGCGCCCCCGACCTCGCGCTAAAAGTGTTCGACGGAATGCCCCGTCCCGATGTCGTCTCCTGGAACACTTGCCTCTCCGGCATAGCTTCCAGCACCGAAGCCCTCGACTTCTTTGCTCTCATGCGTCGAACTGGCGTGCATCCCGATGGTGTCACCTTCACTGTGGCCCTCGCCGCATCGGCGAACCTGTTGGATCCGGAACCTGCCCGGAAGCTGCACTCCCTCGTCCTTAAATCTGGTTTCGGCTCCGATATCATCCTCACGAACGCGGTCATCACTTCTTATGCCAGGGCAGGCCAGTCCGTGGAAGCCCACATGGTGTTCAACGAAACGCCATTTAGAGATTCGGTCACCTGGAATTCGCTGCTTTGTGGCCTCACTCAAGACAGCAGAGGCGGAGCTGAAGCCATTGAGTTGTTCCTAGAAATGGTGAGGGATGAAGGCGTTCGACCTGATCGTATCTCAGTTGCCACTGTGATCTCTGCGTGTGGCCAAGAGGGACAAATTGGCTTCGGATGTCAAGTCCATGTCTTTGCAACCAAGGTTGGCGTTGAGGCCCATGTATCAGTCTCCAATCTGCTCATGTCAATGTACTACAAACATAGGGATGTTAGCTCTGCGAAGAAGGTGTTCGATAATATGATGCAAAGGGATGCCATTTCGTGGACGACCATGATCTCTATTGAGCCAGACAATGCAATTCATCTCTTTAATGTTATGAGGCTTCAAGATGTGCAACCAAATGATGTTACTTTTGTTGCACTAATTTTTGCTGTTAACGATCAATTGTTGAGAGAAGGGCAAATGGTTCATGGAGTCGGCTTTAAGCTTGGAATTGCTGAAGAGTTGAATGTTTCCATCAGTCTCATAACTATGTACGCCAAGCTGAAGTTGATGGTCGATGCAAGGAAGGTGTTTGACGCAATACATTGTAAGGAGATAGTGTCTTGGAATGCTTTAGTTTCTGGATATGCTCAAAATGGGCAATTGGAAGATGCTCTAGCGGTGTTTTCCTCCTTGATCTTACATTGCATGCCAAATCAGTACACATTCGGGAGCATCTTGAGTGCAATAACTACAACTGATATAGTTTCCTTGGCTTATGGCCAGAGCTTCCATGCCCACATTCTCAAGTTGGGTCTTAACGCAAATGCCTATGTTTCTGTTGCTCTCATTGACTTGTATGCCAAGCGTGGAAGCATTGATGAGTCTCGGAGAGCTTTCGAAGAGGCTCCTCTCAAGAGTCTGATAACTTGGACATCGATCATCTCCGCACACTCAAAACATGGAAACTATGAAGAGGTGATGAGCCTCTTTGAAAGCCTGAAGCGAACTGGTATTCATCCTGATCACATCACATTCCTTGCAGTTCTTGTTGCATGTTGCTGCAAAGGGAAGGTTGATATGGGGCGCAAGGTGTTCGAGTCAATGGTGgatgaatttgagattgaaccaTGGCAAGAGCACTATGCTTGCATGGTGGACATGTTGGGGAAGGCTGGGAGGCTAGAAGAGGCAGAAGAGTTCCTGCAGCTAGCACCAATGCCACTTGGGATATCAGCATTACAGAGTCTGTTAGGGGCATGCCGTGTGCACAGAAATGCTGAGATGGGGAGCAGGATGGCAGAGGCACTGATGAAAGTTGAACCGACCGAATCAGGTGCCTATGTGCTGATGTCGAACATTTATGCAGAAAAGGGAGAGTGGGACAATGTAGCTAAGTTAAGAAGGGGAATGAGGCAGAGAGGAGTGAGGAAAGAAATCGGATTCAGCTGGGTGGATGTTGGCTCTGGAGAATCCCTCCACATGCATAGATTTTCCTCAGGAGATAATACTCATCCTCTTGCTGAAGAAATACACTCAATGGCTGAGAGTTTGGGAATGGAGATTAGTTATAAAAAAGAGGATTCAGACATGGGCTTCTATTTGGCAGCCACAAACTAA
- the LOC122015225 gene encoding pentatricopeptide repeat-containing protein At4g32430, mitochondrial-like, whose protein sequence is MRRFSFSPNLGAPPLLPSLSHRRHLFDEISNLNSAPTCPDKVAAALFNPIQAIRDRLRSEASLDPGAVAASLKHCRGREGLQLHGLVLSSGLDAHTIVSNSIMNLYSKSGAPDLARKVFDGMLRPDVVSWNTYLSGIASSTEALDFFALMRRTGVHPDGVTFTVALAASANLLDPEPARQLHSLVLKSGFGSDLIVKNAVITSYARAGHSVEAHMVFDEMPFRDSVTWNSLLCGLTQDGRGGAEAIELFIEMVRDEGVRPDRISVATVISACGQEGKIGFGCQVHGFATKVGVAAHVSVSNLLMSMYYKHGDVSSAKKVFDNMMQRDAISWTTMISIEPDNAIHLFNVMRLQDMQPNDVTFVALIFAVNDQLLREGQMIHGVGFKLGIAEELNVSNSLITMYAKLKMMVDARKVFDAIHCKEIVSWNALVSGYAQNGQLEDALAVFSSLILHCMPNQYTFGSILSAITTTEIVSLAYGQSFHAHILKLGLNANAYVSVALIDLYAKRGSIDESRRAFEEAPLKSLITWTSIISAHSKHGNYEEVMSLFESLKRTGIHPDHITFLAVLVACCCKGKVDMGRKVFDSMVDEFEIEPWQEHYACMVDMLGKAGRLEEAEEFLQLAPMPLGISALQSLLGACRVHRNAEMGSRMAEALMKVEPTESGAYVLMSNIYAEKGEWENVAKLRRGMRQRGVRKEIGFSWVDVGSGESLHMHRFSSGDKTHPLAEEIHSMAESLGMEISYKKEDSDMGFYFAATN, encoded by the coding sequence ATGCGACGCTTTTCTTTTTCTCCAAATCTTGGTGCTCCACCTCTTCTTCCGTCTCTCTCTCATCGACGCCACCTGTTCGACGAAATCTCAAACCTAAATTCCGCTCCGACATGCCCGGACAAAGTCGCCGCCGCACTATTCAACCCCATCCAAGCCATCAGGGACCGACTTCGGTCGGAGGCCTCCCTCGACCCCGGCGCCGTCGCCGCCTCACTCAAGCACTGCCGAGGCCGGGAGGGTCTCCAGCTTCACGGCCTCGTTCTTTCCTCTGGCCTCGACGCTCACACCATCGTCTCCAACTCTATCATGAACTTGTACTCTAAGTCCGGCGCCCCCGACCTCGCGCGCAAGGTGTTCGACGGAATGCTCCGTCCCGATGTTGTCTCCTGGAACACTTACCTCTCCGGCATAGCTTCCAGCACCGAAGCCCTCGACTTCTTTGCTCTCATGCGTCGAACAGGCGTGCATCCCGATGGTGTCACCTTCACTGTGGCCCTCGCCGCATCGGCAAACCTGTTGGATCCGGAACCTGCCCGGCAGTTGCACTCCCTCGTCCTTAAATCTGGCTTCGGTTCCGACCTCATCGTCAAGAACGCGGTCATCACTTCTTATGCCAGGGCAGGCCATTCCGTGGAAGCCCACATGGTGTTCGACGAAATGCCATTTAGAGATTCGGTCACCTGGAATTCGCTGCTTTGTGGCCTCACTCAAGACGGCAGAGGCGGAGCTGAAGCCATTGAGTTGTTCATAGAAATGGTGAGGGATGAAGGCGTTCGACCTGATCGTATCTCAGTTGCCACTGTGATCTCTGCGTGTGGCCAAGAGGGAAAAATTGGCTTCGGATGTCAAGTCCATGGCTTTGCAACTAAGGTTGGCGTTGCGGCCCATGTATCAGTCTCCAATCTGCTCATGTCAATGTACTACAAGCATGGGGATGTTAGCTCTGCGAAGAAGGTGTTCGATAATATGATGCAAAGGGATGCCATTTCATGGACGACCATGATCTCTATTGAGCCAGACAATGCAATTCATCTCTTTAATGTTATGAGGCTTCAAGATATGCAACCAAATGATGTTACTTTTGTTGCACTAATTTTTGCTGTTAACGATCAATTGTTGAGAGAAGGGCAAATGATTCATGGAGTCGGCTTTAAGCTTGGAATTGCTGAAGAGTTGAATGTTTCCAACAGTCTCATAACTATGTACGCCAAGCTGAAGATGATGGTTGATGCAAGGAAGGTGTTTGATGCAATACATTGTAAGGAGATAGTGTCTTGGAATGCTTTAGTTTCTGGATATGCTCAAAATGGGCAGTTGGAAGATGCTCTAGCGGTGTTTTCCTCCTTGATCTTACATTGCATGCCAAATCAGTACACATTCGGGAGCATCTTGAGTGCAATAACTACAACTGAAATAGTTTCCTTGGCATATGGCCAGAGCTTCCATGCCCACATTCTCAAGTTGGGTCTTAACGCAAATGCCTATGTTTCTGTTGCTCTCATTGACTTGTATGCCAAGCGTGGAAGCATTGATGAGTCTCGGAGAGCTTTCGAAGAGGCTCCTCTCAAGAGTCTGATAACTTGGACATCGATCATCTCTGCACACTCAAAACATGGAAACTATGAAGAGGTGATGAGCCTCTTTGAAAGCCTGAAGCGAACTGGTATTCATCCTGATCACATCACATTCCTTGCAGTTCTTGTTGCATGTTGCTGCAAAGGGAAGGTTGATATGGGGCGCAAGGTGTTCGACTCAATGGTGgatgaatttgagattgaaccaTGGCAAGAGCACTATGCTTGCATGGTGGACATGTTGGGGAAGGCTGGGAGGCTAGAAGAGGCAGAAGAGTTCCTGCAGCTAGCACCAATGCCACTTGGGATATCAGCATTACAGAGCCTGTTAGGGGCATGCCGTGTGCACAGAAATGCTGAGATGGGGAGCAGGATGGCGGAGGCACTGATGAAAGTTGAACCGACCGAATCAGGTGCCTATGTGCTGATGTCGAACATTTACGCAGAAAAGGGAGAGTGGGAGAATGTAGCTAAGTTAAGAAGGGGAATGAGGCAGAGAGGAGTGAGGAAAGAAATCGGATTCAGCTGGGTGGATGTTGGCTCTGGAGAATCCCTCCACATGCATAGATTTTCCTCAGGAGATAAGACTCATCCTCTTGCTGAAGAAATACACTCAATGGCTGAGAGTTTGGGCATGGAGATTAGTTATAAAAAAGAGGATTCAGACATGGGCTTCTATTTTGCAGCCACAAACTGA